The following are encoded together in the Nostoc sp. KVJ3 genome:
- a CDS encoding DUF4365 domain-containing protein, translated as MSLNTQKEDFSYAYVYAVTATAGYSLQAATRRLDDSGIDATITVPGKLNSKRLPRFDVQIKSTSQDVKRETSIKYRLSVKNYDELREDDPFVPQLLIVVLVPEEVSDWLSQTEESLCLKRCGYWLSLRGQPAIDNKTNITVEIKRQNIFSPDALKTIMSRIAVGESL; from the coding sequence ATGAGCCTCAATACCCAAAAAGAAGATTTCAGTTACGCTTATGTGTATGCTGTCACTGCAACTGCTGGCTACTCCTTGCAAGCAGCCACACGTAGGTTAGATGATAGCGGCATCGACGCTACAATTACCGTACCAGGAAAACTCAACTCTAAGCGTCTGCCGAGATTTGACGTACAAATTAAATCTACATCCCAAGATGTTAAGAGAGAAACATCCATCAAATACCGACTCAGCGTCAAAAACTATGACGAACTCCGGGAAGACGACCCCTTCGTGCCACAACTATTAATAGTTGTTTTAGTGCCAGAAGAAGTTAGTGACTGGTTATCCCAAACCGAAGAATCTCTATGCCTCAAACGCTGCGGTTACTGGCTATCGTTGCGCGGACAACCAGCGATTGATAACAAGACGAACATCACTGTGGAAATTAAGCGTCAAAATATATTTAGCCCCGACGCACTCAAAACCATAATGTCACGCATCGCCGTTGGAGAATCCCTATGA
- a CDS encoding class I SAM-dependent methyltransferase: MLKNWQIPEALHNYILTVSLHESDILRQIREETAKLKDAAMQIPAEQGQFLAFMTQLINAKKTLEVGVFTGYSTLWMALALPPEGRIIACDISEEWTTIAQRYWEQAGVANKIDLRVGPALETLDALLSNSEAGTFDLIFIDADKENYLNYFEQAMQLLRSGGLIIIDNVLWSGRVIDEEAQDSETVAIRLVNEKLYQDTRIDISLLPVADGLTLVRKRT; the protein is encoded by the coding sequence ATGCTGAAAAATTGGCAAATACCAGAAGCGCTACATAATTATATCCTAACAGTCTCACTACACGAATCTGATATTTTACGTCAAATTCGGGAAGAGACAGCAAAATTGAAAGATGCTGCCATGCAAATTCCAGCTGAACAAGGTCAGTTTTTGGCGTTTATGACTCAGCTGATAAATGCCAAGAAAACCCTTGAGGTAGGAGTGTTTACTGGTTACAGCACGCTCTGGATGGCCTTAGCGTTACCACCTGAAGGTCGGATTATTGCCTGTGACATCAGTGAAGAATGGACAACCATCGCTCAGCGTTATTGGGAGCAAGCAGGCGTAGCCAATAAAATTGACTTACGGGTGGGTCCGGCGCTAGAAACGCTAGATGCTTTATTAAGTAACTCTGAAGCTGGGACTTTCGATTTGATTTTTATTGATGCGGACAAAGAAAATTACCTTAATTATTTTGAACAAGCAATGCAGTTGTTACGTTCTGGCGGATTAATTATTATTGATAACGTGCTTTGGTCTGGCAGAGTGATTGATGAGGAAGCTCAAGACAGTGAAACCGTAGCCATTCGATTAGTGAATGAAAAACTGTACCAAGATACACGGATTGACATCAGCCTTCTACCTGTGGCGGATGGGCTAACTTTAGTACGCAAGCGTACTTAG
- a CDS encoding siderophore biosynthesis protein, with the protein MSPESLEIWKKLHWSFFSMIQALNIGLQRFEQAILTKNLALAQIELESAATLMLASGAAMELAASFNPADYNLQIRATMLPPYVESDNFSGLMSWDHFFLIAIWMRLKPIFENLPCELESSHERFVLAYKSLAHAHKGVCSKFGGDEKGSIRSDSTKNSVKKTAVETLEQFEKNRERLLDPNIE; encoded by the coding sequence ATGTCACCAGAATCATTAGAGATTTGGAAAAAACTTCACTGGTCGTTTTTTTCCATGATTCAAGCCTTAAATATTGGGTTACAACGGTTTGAGCAAGCAATTCTCACCAAGAATCTAGCTTTAGCTCAAATAGAATTAGAATCTGCCGCTACCTTGATGTTAGCCTCTGGCGCAGCAATGGAACTGGCAGCAAGTTTTAATCCAGCAGACTATAACTTGCAGATTCGTGCCACCATGCTTCCTCCTTATGTTGAGTCTGATAACTTTAGTGGTTTAATGTCATGGGATCATTTTTTTTTGATCGCAATTTGGATGCGTTTAAAGCCGATTTTTGAAAATCTTCCCTGTGAGTTGGAATCGAGCCATGAACGCTTTGTTCTAGCATACAAAAGTTTAGCTCATGCTCATAAGGGAGTTTGCTCTAAGTTTGGGGGTGACGAAAAAGGTAGTATACGTTCAGATTCAACCAAAAATTCTGTCAAAAAGACTGCGGTTGAGACTTTAGAGCAATTTGAGAAAAATCGGGAACGGTTACTTGACCCCAACATCGAATAA
- a CDS encoding tyrosine-type recombinase/integrase, whose protein sequence is MNTRAIADNFSPESLALTEPLPITLHPAEVYLNSLGEGSRRTMREALNAIARLLTNSSCDASTLDWSKLRYQHTAAVRSVLMEKYSPAMANKMLCALRRTLKEAWRLGLMSTDEYGRAADIESVRGQSLLKGRELDAEEISALWSDCIQDDSTLGRRDAALLAVLTVGLRRSEVTYLDLSDFKLRSRSLTIREAKGRKERIVYLPEAGVQALLDWLLIRGKAPGPLFYPLNKAKKIILRRMSEQGVLRALQRRGEKADVEAFTPHDFRRTFIGNLLDAGADIVTIAKLAGHASPSTTSKYDRRGESAKKRAIDLLNVPYSRRKNR, encoded by the coding sequence GTGAACACCCGCGCGATCGCTGACAATTTTAGCCCTGAGTCTCTGGCACTGACAGAGCCGTTGCCCATCACGTTGCACCCGGCTGAAGTTTATCTCAACAGTCTAGGTGAAGGTTCGCGGCGGACAATGCGAGAAGCGCTCAACGCGATCGCCCGACTGCTGACCAACAGCAGTTGTGATGCAAGTACTTTGGACTGGTCAAAGTTGCGTTACCAGCACACTGCTGCGGTACGGTCGGTGCTGATGGAAAAATATAGCCCAGCGATGGCGAATAAAATGCTATGTGCATTGCGGCGGACGCTCAAGGAAGCATGGCGCTTGGGGTTAATGTCCACGGATGAGTATGGACGAGCAGCTGATATTGAGTCGGTGCGGGGCCAGAGTTTATTGAAGGGGCGCGAACTGGATGCCGAAGAAATTTCTGCACTGTGGTCTGACTGTATTCAAGATGACTCAACATTAGGAAGGAGGGATGCAGCACTGCTGGCAGTTTTGACGGTAGGTTTGCGTCGCAGTGAGGTTACTTACCTAGATTTAAGTGATTTTAAGCTACGTAGTCGGTCGTTAACAATACGTGAAGCTAAGGGGCGGAAGGAACGAATTGTCTACTTACCCGAAGCTGGTGTGCAAGCTCTCCTTGATTGGTTGCTGATTCGGGGTAAAGCACCAGGGCCGCTTTTTTATCCCTTAAATAAGGCAAAGAAAATCATACTGAGACGGATGAGTGAGCAGGGGGTGTTGCGAGCATTGCAGCGCCGAGGAGAAAAAGCTGATGTAGAGGCGTTTACACCCCATGATTTTAGAAGAACTTTTATCGGTAATCTATTGGATGCGGGTGCAGATATCGTCACGATAGCGAAACTTGCAGGTCATGCGTCGCCAAGTACTACAAGTAAGTATGATCGGCGTGGGGAATCGGCGAAGAAACGGGCGATTGATTTGCTGAATGTACCTTACAGTAGGCGGAAAAACCGTTAA
- a CDS encoding ParA family protein — MLTITVSSLSGGQGKTTTALFLGRLLSRQGFTTLMLDSDPQHNLTTYLGFELSPNQPTLLEFLKKTVAPEDCIYPTQDNDNLFLIPADDQLDTVQDYLSNSGVGATLLKRRLEVISQIFQVCIIDAPPQRSQICLTVIGAADFLIIPAEASVKGYGSLVRTLDLLSGLRDVGATNASILGVLPFRDRWFGNTQAQESRAAVDGMRDEVGEKLVLPSIRESERYKQAINKRTTLSQLGYTDLEYPFEMIISKIGTDIGSK, encoded by the coding sequence ATGCTGACAATTACCGTAAGCTCGTTGAGTGGCGGTCAGGGCAAGACGACAACTGCCCTGTTCCTTGGTCGGCTGCTATCACGCCAGGGGTTCACCACCTTAATGCTCGACTCCGACCCCCAACATAATCTGACTACCTATCTGGGGTTCGAGTTGTCACCCAACCAACCAACCCTATTGGAGTTTCTGAAAAAAACAGTCGCACCAGAAGACTGCATCTACCCGACTCAAGACAACGACAATTTATTTCTTATTCCCGCCGATGACCAACTCGATACCGTACAAGATTATTTATCTAACAGTGGAGTAGGTGCAACCTTACTCAAGCGACGATTGGAAGTCATCAGCCAAATTTTCCAAGTTTGCATTATCGATGCCCCACCCCAGCGATCGCAAATTTGTTTAACAGTAATTGGCGCAGCAGATTTTTTAATCATTCCCGCAGAAGCATCGGTCAAAGGTTACGGTTCCCTCGTGCGGACGCTCGACTTACTAAGCGGCTTGCGAGATGTCGGAGCCACGAATGCCTCAATCTTAGGTGTACTACCCTTCCGCGATCGCTGGTTTGGTAACACCCAAGCGCAAGAAAGTCGGGCTGCTGTAGATGGAATGCGTGACGAAGTTGGCGAAAAGTTAGTTCTACCTTCAATCCGCGAGTCAGAACGTTACAAGCAGGCCATCAACAAACGTACAACCCTCTCGCAGTTGGGATACACCGATCTGGAATATCCATTTGAAATGATAATCTCGAAAATCGGCACGGATATTGGGAGCAAATAA